The Alphaproteobacteria bacterium genome contains a region encoding:
- a CDS encoding urate hydroxylase PuuD: MAAILQSLGRTLLAGLVLLIAIIVIVGALTGAFIKVDHTWATFIMRWLHVISGVMWIGLLWYLNFVQIPTVPKIEPAEHRAAISKFIAPEVLFWFRYGALATVVTGLLLAWMSGYILEALLLNKGVHAIGIGMWLALIMAFNVWFIIWPNQQKALGLVDCPADQKPKAARIAMLTSRINTLLSIAMLYCMVAQQNGGL; the protein is encoded by the coding sequence ATGGCCGCCATACTCCAATCCCTTGGCCGTACGCTGCTGGCAGGTCTCGTCCTGCTCATCGCCATCATCGTCATCGTCGGTGCGCTTACCGGCGCCTTCATCAAGGTCGATCACACCTGGGCGACCTTCATCATGCGCTGGCTGCACGTGATCTCGGGCGTGATGTGGATCGGCTTGCTGTGGTACCTCAACTTCGTGCAGATCCCGACCGTGCCGAAGATCGAACCGGCCGAGCACCGCGCGGCGATCAGCAAGTTCATCGCGCCCGAGGTGCTGTTCTGGTTCCGCTATGGCGCGCTCGCGACGGTCGTCACCGGCCTGCTGCTGGCGTGGATGAGCGGCTACATCCTTGAGGCGCTGCTGCTGAACAAGGGCGTGCACGCCATCGGCATCGGCATGTGGCTGGCGCTGATCATGGCCTTCAATGTCTGGTTCATCATCTGGCCGAACCAGCAGAAGGCGCTGGGCCTCGTCGACTGCCCGGCCGACCAGAAGCCCAAGGCGGCGCGCATCGCCATGCTGACCTCGCGCATCAACACCCTGCTGTCGATCGCCATGCTCTACTGCATGGTCGCACAGCAGAACGGCGGCCTCTGA
- a CDS encoding superoxide dismutase has protein sequence MTHELPPLPYARDALQPHISADTLDHHHGKHHAKYVQTLNELIQGSNLAKMPLEGVIRATARKKAKAKIFNNAAQVWNHTFLWHSMTPQGGGRPTGAIAERIDADFGGYEKFAEEFKTAATGQFGSGWAWLVIADGKLAITSTGNADLPMVHGQKALITLDVWEHAYYLDYQQDRAKYVQTFLDRLVNWEFANANLV, from the coding sequence GTGACGCACGAGCTGCCGCCGCTGCCCTATGCGCGCGACGCGCTCCAGCCGCACATTTCCGCCGACACGCTGGACCACCATCACGGCAAGCACCACGCGAAGTACGTGCAGACGCTGAACGAACTGATCCAGGGATCCAACCTCGCCAAGATGCCGCTGGAGGGCGTGATCCGCGCCACCGCGCGCAAGAAGGCGAAGGCCAAGATCTTCAACAACGCCGCCCAGGTATGGAACCACACCTTCCTGTGGCACAGCATGACGCCGCAGGGCGGCGGCCGTCCGACGGGCGCGATCGCCGAGCGCATCGATGCGGATTTCGGCGGCTACGAGAAATTCGCCGAGGAGTTCAAGACCGCGGCGACCGGACAGTTCGGCTCGGGCTGGGCCTGGCTGGTCATCGCCGATGGCAAGCTGGCGATTACGAGCACCGGCAACGCCGACCTGCCGATGGTGCACGGCCAGAAGGCGCTGATCACGCTCGACGTCTGGGAGCACGCCTACTATCTCGACTACCAGCAGGATAGGGCCAAGTACGTCCAGACCTTCCTCGACCGTCTGGTGAACTGGGAGTTCGCCAACGCCAACCTGGTGTAG
- a CDS encoding Mth938-like domain-containing protein, which translates to MPDPTERQVIQSYGDGGFRVSGARHIGAIMVTAVRTIAWPDAQVAALDPGSLPGDIDVLVIGCGARADFVPPATREAFRRRGISLEVADTPGACRTYNILLAEGRRVAAALLPV; encoded by the coding sequence ATGCCCGATCCGACGGAGCGGCAGGTCATCCAGAGCTACGGCGACGGCGGCTTTCGCGTGAGCGGCGCGCGGCATATCGGCGCGATCATGGTGACCGCGGTTCGCACGATCGCCTGGCCCGACGCCCAGGTCGCGGCGCTCGATCCGGGCTCGCTTCCCGGCGACATCGACGTGCTGGTGATCGGTTGCGGCGCACGCGCGGACTTCGTGCCGCCGGCGACGCGCGAGGCTTTCAGGCGGCGTGGCATTTCGCTCGAGGTGGCGGATACGCCGGGGGCGTGCCGCACCTACAACATCCTGCTGGCCGAAGGGCGGCGGGTGGCCGCCGCCCTCCTGCCGGTTTAG